In one Corynebacterium bovis DSM 20582 = CIP 54.80 genomic region, the following are encoded:
- a CDS encoding DUF3052 domain-containing protein, whose protein sequence is MGDASGAKMHEDRDWADVMNVVRGQAVQEIGWDEDCDSRISEALEDAIGEPLSTEEDNDIVDVVLLWWRKGDGDLVDGLVDATRNLGEDGRIWLLTPAAGTAGTVETGEIAESAQLAGLVQTSANRIGDWQGACLVGSGTKR, encoded by the coding sequence GTGGGAGACGCCTCCGGCGCGAAGATGCACGAGGACCGTGACTGGGCGGACGTGATGAACGTCGTGCGCGGTCAGGCCGTGCAGGAGATCGGCTGGGACGAGGACTGCGACAGCCGCATCAGCGAAGCCCTCGAGGACGCGATCGGTGAGCCGCTCTCCACCGAGGAGGACAACGACATCGTCGACGTCGTCCTGCTCTGGTGGAGGAAAGGCGACGGCGACCTCGTCGACGGCCTCGTCGACGCGACCCGCAACCTGGGCGAGGACGGGCGCATCTGGCTGCTCACCCCCGCCGCCGGGACGGCCGGGACGGTCGAGACCGGTGAGATCGCGGAATCCGCCCAGCTCGCGGGCCTGGTCCAGACCAGCGCGAACCGTATCGGTGACTGGCAGGGCGCCTGCCTCGTGGGGTCCGGCACGAAGCGGTGA
- the cas3 gene encoding CRISPR-associated helicase Cas3': MGHRPAPDLELFWGKSSSGGAAWLPVLAHLRDTASVIGHVADTLVPAGLRDRVAGRLGEASWRDVMVLAALAHDVGKVSVYFQPKVPELYARVRGAGFTGDPPQADLTAAPHPLVGALTLADWLRARAGRRVPRRTLRGWRAVVGGHHGVFPSDAALERVRTLLDREPAAWSQARHRMLDQLVDDHGIGDREIAALAAVPWEDRDVVTVTGALIAADWVASSETAFPYDLQEVPPAVRAARGRAAVDLGGRWRPGDGDATTFARRFGLPAGSVVRPVQAAAVRAATELDGPGMLVIENETGAGKTEAALAAAEILARRLDLDGLFFAQPTRVTSDAMYDRVRTWLTTGDPSAPVSLILAHGKAELHGSYAAGWLSAQAADPTCICDDGDPAAPGVEATAWFRGRRTALLASVVVGTIDQLLVAALRSRHLAMRHAGFAGKVVVVDEVHAADSFMQRYLHRALEWLGAYGSPVILLSATLPRGQREALVAAYHRGLTGSDGSPPAVPDDTGYPRLTAVSASGVRVTVPGTDGRPRFTRIDFRDGDLPEMAATVRDLTGDGGCVGVVCSTVSRAQELYRLVTASGDVAAGEVVLLHSRFPAGRRARIEADLVAALGRRGLGTRPRRLIVISTQIIEQGLDLDLDALVSDIAPVDLIIQRIGRVHRHRDLGVTRPPDLATPRVLVFGAGVPDESAPPPVFPAGVAAVYGDSRLLAGALLLGRVARSRGGVTSPDDVAGLVDLAYSGTPDVPEAWRERWDRARREEDERDERRRHRADALLIPPPGGGTLDRWSSTMSVADESVGAAQVRDADDGPEVVLVRRAGDRIRPLAGLTAADVPVDGPVPDDTARDLARCTVRLPAWVVRGRDGIRELEQDAVASWARSRWLRGCQALVLGEDLTRRLGDRVLRYDDTLGLVVTTEPGGGAGMGP; encoded by the coding sequence GTGGGACACCGTCCGGCACCTGATCTGGAGCTGTTCTGGGGAAAGTCCAGCTCCGGGGGAGCGGCGTGGCTGCCTGTGCTCGCGCACCTCCGGGACACCGCGTCGGTGATCGGCCACGTCGCGGACACCCTCGTCCCGGCGGGGCTGCGCGACCGGGTCGCCGGCCGCCTCGGGGAGGCGTCCTGGCGTGACGTCATGGTCCTCGCCGCCCTCGCGCACGACGTCGGCAAGGTGTCCGTGTACTTCCAGCCGAAGGTTCCCGAACTGTACGCACGCGTCCGTGGCGCCGGGTTCACGGGTGACCCGCCGCAGGCCGACCTCACCGCCGCGCCGCACCCGCTCGTCGGGGCGCTGACGCTCGCCGACTGGCTGCGCGCACGGGCGGGTCGCCGGGTGCCCCGCCGCACCCTCCGCGGGTGGCGGGCCGTCGTCGGGGGACACCACGGCGTCTTCCCCTCGGACGCCGCGCTCGAACGGGTCCGCACCCTCCTCGACCGGGAGCCCGCCGCCTGGTCACAGGCCCGCCACCGGATGCTCGACCAGCTCGTCGACGACCACGGGATCGGCGACCGGGAGATCGCCGCGCTCGCCGCGGTCCCGTGGGAGGACCGTGACGTCGTCACCGTGACCGGCGCGCTCATCGCGGCGGACTGGGTCGCGTCGAGCGAGACGGCGTTCCCGTACGACCTGCAGGAGGTGCCCCCGGCCGTGCGGGCCGCGCGCGGGCGCGCCGCCGTCGACCTCGGCGGCCGGTGGAGGCCGGGTGACGGGGACGCCACGACCTTCGCCCGGCGGTTCGGTCTCCCGGCCGGTTCCGTCGTCCGCCCTGTCCAGGCCGCGGCGGTGCGCGCCGCGACGGAACTGGACGGGCCCGGGATGCTCGTCATCGAGAACGAGACGGGGGCGGGCAAGACGGAGGCGGCGCTCGCCGCGGCGGAGATCCTCGCCCGCCGCCTCGACCTCGACGGCCTGTTCTTCGCGCAGCCGACCCGCGTGACCTCCGACGCGATGTACGACCGCGTGCGGACCTGGCTCACCACCGGTGACCCCTCCGCGCCGGTGTCGCTCATCCTCGCCCACGGGAAGGCCGAGCTCCACGGGTCCTACGCCGCCGGCTGGCTGTCGGCGCAGGCCGCGGACCCGACGTGCATCTGCGACGACGGCGACCCGGCCGCTCCCGGGGTCGAGGCCACCGCGTGGTTCCGGGGACGCAGGACGGCCCTGCTCGCCTCGGTCGTGGTGGGCACGATCGACCAGCTCCTCGTCGCGGCGCTGCGGTCGCGGCACCTCGCGATGCGCCACGCGGGGTTCGCGGGGAAGGTGGTCGTCGTCGACGAGGTCCACGCCGCCGACTCCTTCATGCAGCGCTACCTCCACCGCGCCCTGGAGTGGCTCGGGGCGTACGGGTCACCGGTGATCCTCCTGTCCGCGACCCTGCCCCGCGGGCAGCGCGAGGCCCTCGTCGCCGCGTACCACCGCGGGCTCACCGGCTCGGACGGGTCTCCGCCCGCGGTCCCCGACGACACCGGCTACCCGCGGCTCACGGCCGTGAGCGCCTCCGGCGTGCGCGTCACCGTCCCCGGGACCGACGGCAGACCGCGGTTCACCCGCATCGACTTCCGGGACGGCGACCTGCCCGAGATGGCCGCCACCGTCCGCGACCTCACCGGGGACGGGGGATGCGTGGGCGTCGTGTGCTCCACCGTGTCCCGCGCGCAGGAACTGTACCGGCTCGTCACGGCGTCCGGGGACGTCGCGGCCGGGGAGGTGGTGCTGCTGCACTCCCGGTTCCCGGCCGGGCGGCGGGCCCGCATCGAGGCGGACCTCGTCGCCGCCCTCGGCCGGCGGGGGCTGGGCACGAGGCCGCGGCGGCTCATCGTCATCTCCACCCAGATCATCGAACAGGGACTGGACCTCGACCTCGACGCCCTCGTCAGCGACATCGCCCCGGTCGACCTCATCATCCAGCGGATCGGCCGGGTGCACCGCCACCGGGACCTCGGGGTGACGCGGCCCCCGGACCTGGCCACGCCCCGGGTGCTGGTTTTCGGCGCCGGCGTGCCCGACGAGTCCGCGCCGCCGCCCGTCTTCCCCGCCGGGGTCGCCGCCGTGTACGGGGACAGCCGGCTGCTCGCCGGCGCGCTGCTGCTCGGCCGGGTCGCCCGGTCCCGTGGCGGGGTGACCTCACCCGACGACGTCGCCGGGCTCGTCGACCTCGCCTACTCCGGGACCCCCGACGTGCCGGAGGCGTGGCGGGAGCGGTGGGACCGGGCGCGGCGCGAGGAGGACGAACGGGACGAGCGACGGCGCCACCGGGCGGACGCGCTGCTCATCCCCCCGCCGGGCGGCGGGACGCTCGACCGGTGGTCCTCCACGATGTCCGTCGCCGACGAGAGCGTGGGCGCAGCCCAGGTCCGTGACGCGGACGACGGCCCGGAGGTCGTGCTCGTCCGGCGCGCCGGGGACAGGATCCGTCCGCTGGCCGGTCTCACCGCCGCCGACGTGCCCGTCGACGGCCCCGTCCCGGACGACACCGCCCGTGACCTGGCCCGGTGCACCGTGCGCCTCCCGGCGTGGGTCGTCCGCGGGCGCGACGGCATCAGGGAACTCGAACAGGACGCGGTGGCCTCCTGGGCGCGGTCGCGGTGGCTGCGCGGATGCCAGGCCCTGGTGCTGGGGGAGGACCTCACCCGGCGGCTCGGGGACCGGGTGCTGAGGTACGACGACACGCTCGGGCTGGTCGTCACGACGGAACCGGGAGGGGGCGCCGGTATGGGGCCCTGA